A genome region from Variovorax paradoxus includes the following:
- a CDS encoding AAA family ATPase, which produces MSGETVVTPLAFPAMAWLGSSAQAMARRMAQAVQSHLVDKGRYLEAVQINDPPVFERHEIDIDIPGGSNPLLHPPRRVRHVAFLSSGPANTPCIGCVPALGIVTLAEPERLREAVIEAVVLEHRRTGRQADVRRQVAAQWFEQVELTQLPLDVVFHSAETLRRLKNERAEPLLPAVANEMSASARTAVELDEPLKAMARAAEGRFARSVLVVGAEGSGKTALVHQYARERRDRAGGTPWETSAARLIQGLTRDGSWQHALSGLCRELAERNVALYVGHLSELFEVGQYEGNSISLGDALREPLARGQLMLLAEATPAELSLIDLRSPGFSALFQVVRLPELPEAEQERTMLAAVAALAAAHRVAVSPEAVSELIALQRRFSPYSGFPGKGIRFFEELILHARGHRGDRGGQGADIGRDEALAAFCAETGMPRRMLDARLPLSLEEVDGFFRRRLFGQPDALSVVTNLLVATKAGLARSGKPIASMLLIGPTGVGKTETAKALAEFMFGDARRMIRIDMSEYADPVAVLRLLGDLGGDEGVLVGAVRRQPFSVVLFDELEKAHPSFFDLLLQVLGEGRLTGGDGLTANFCGSFVVMTSNLGAEVMQRTPMGLGAQRGDPRSHFEQAVQQAFRPELFNRIDHIVPFAALSAAERAPIFEREMALMRQREGLLERNAELALDAGVSAHLATLPGDARYGARDVQRVLRRELLLPLAHALSPHAYVTPLSVKVCPGPGGARAFEVRTELLQRPVDNTPLLAADALAEARRHWQRVTEGPLYVTLVNQLFRLDHERRRHENRRRRAPHLPHWDGTEHAARARELAAVQQQAQGLFAEIIELEGQALLALVGEADAPPDLAAWRTRFTGFKQRAFHAVRPDSSVCTVGLYASPALAATLHAAWTEAAALAGFEVRSQVVRLGDEPQKPSARAAELQQAAAERKREGKPDDRREDAKQDAKHDAREEEAPPSQYLKFPWPQASGRKSLVVGFEIELRGPAVFDYFRGESGMWRIWEGDRKSDAWVSVLNKTLAAFATPTNVHRQHFFDSRPVHRVLKQGLLGAPQADWHSEFPDAPAWKRVLDNHFNALMDRMLLGEEDQ; this is translated from the coding sequence GTGTCCGGCGAGACCGTCGTCACGCCGCTGGCCTTCCCCGCGATGGCATGGCTCGGCAGCAGCGCGCAGGCGATGGCGCGGCGCATGGCGCAGGCGGTGCAGTCGCACCTGGTCGACAAGGGGCGCTATCTCGAGGCGGTGCAGATCAACGACCCGCCGGTCTTCGAGCGGCACGAGATCGACATCGACATTCCCGGCGGCAGCAACCCGTTGCTGCATCCGCCGCGCCGCGTCCGCCATGTCGCGTTTCTTTCCAGCGGCCCGGCCAACACACCCTGCATCGGTTGCGTTCCGGCGCTGGGCATCGTCACGCTCGCCGAGCCGGAGCGACTGCGCGAGGCGGTGATCGAGGCGGTCGTGCTCGAGCACCGGCGCACCGGGCGGCAGGCCGACGTGCGGCGGCAGGTGGCCGCGCAATGGTTCGAGCAGGTCGAGCTGACGCAGCTGCCGCTCGACGTGGTGTTCCACAGCGCCGAGACCTTGCGCCGGCTGAAGAACGAACGCGCCGAACCGCTGCTGCCCGCGGTGGCCAACGAGATGAGCGCGAGCGCGCGCACGGCCGTCGAGTTGGACGAGCCGCTGAAGGCCATGGCGCGCGCGGCGGAAGGGCGTTTCGCGCGCAGCGTGCTGGTCGTCGGCGCCGAAGGCAGCGGCAAGACGGCGCTGGTGCACCAGTACGCGCGCGAGCGCCGCGACCGCGCCGGTGGCACACCGTGGGAAACCAGCGCGGCGCGGCTCATCCAGGGCCTCACGCGCGACGGCAGCTGGCAGCACGCGCTGAGCGGGCTGTGCCGCGAGCTGGCCGAACGCAACGTCGCGCTCTACGTGGGCCACCTGTCGGAGCTGTTCGAGGTGGGCCAGTACGAGGGCAACAGCATCAGCCTCGGCGACGCGCTGCGCGAGCCGCTGGCGCGCGGGCAGCTGATGCTGCTGGCCGAGGCCACGCCCGCCGAGCTCTCGCTGATCGACCTGCGCAGTCCCGGCTTCTCGGCACTCTTCCAGGTGGTTCGCCTGCCCGAACTGCCCGAGGCGGAGCAGGAGCGCACGATGCTCGCCGCGGTGGCCGCGCTGGCCGCCGCGCACCGCGTGGCGGTGTCGCCCGAGGCGGTGTCCGAACTGATCGCGCTGCAGCGCCGTTTCTCGCCCTACTCGGGCTTTCCGGGCAAGGGCATCCGCTTCTTCGAGGAACTGATCCTGCACGCGCGAGGCCATCGCGGTGACCGCGGAGGGCAGGGCGCCGACATCGGCCGCGACGAAGCGCTGGCCGCCTTCTGCGCCGAGACCGGCATGCCGCGCCGCATGCTCGACGCGCGGCTGCCGCTGTCGCTCGAGGAGGTCGACGGTTTCTTCCGGCGCCGCCTGTTCGGCCAGCCCGATGCGCTCTCGGTGGTGACCAACCTGCTGGTCGCCACCAAGGCCGGCCTGGCGCGCAGCGGCAAGCCGATCGCGTCGATGCTGCTGATCGGGCCCACGGGCGTGGGCAAGACCGAGACGGCCAAGGCCCTGGCCGAGTTCATGTTCGGCGACGCGCGCCGCATGATCCGCATCGACATGAGCGAGTACGCCGACCCGGTGGCGGTGCTGCGCCTGCTCGGCGACCTGGGCGGCGACGAAGGCGTGCTGGTCGGCGCGGTGCGGCGCCAGCCGTTTTCGGTGGTGCTGTTCGACGAGCTCGAGAAGGCGCACCCGAGCTTCTTCGACCTGCTGCTGCAGGTGCTCGGCGAAGGCCGGCTGACCGGCGGCGACGGGCTCACAGCCAACTTCTGCGGCAGCTTCGTGGTGATGACCTCGAACCTCGGCGCCGAGGTGATGCAGCGCACGCCGATGGGCCTGGGCGCGCAGCGCGGCGATCCGCGCAGCCATTTCGAGCAGGCGGTGCAGCAGGCCTTCCGCCCCGAACTCTTCAACCGCATCGACCACATCGTGCCGTTCGCCGCGCTGTCGGCCGCCGAGCGTGCGCCGATCTTCGAGCGCGAGATGGCGTTGATGCGCCAGCGCGAAGGCCTGCTCGAGCGCAACGCCGAACTCGCGCTCGACGCCGGCGTGTCCGCGCACCTGGCCACGCTGCCCGGCGATGCGCGCTACGGGGCGCGCGACGTGCAGCGCGTGCTGCGCCGCGAACTGCTGCTGCCGCTGGCGCATGCGCTGTCGCCGCATGCCTACGTGACGCCGCTGTCGGTGAAGGTCTGTCCCGGCCCGGGCGGCGCGCGCGCATTCGAGGTGCGCACCGAGCTGCTGCAGCGTCCCGTCGACAACACGCCGCTGCTCGCCGCCGACGCACTGGCCGAGGCCCGCCGCCACTGGCAGCGCGTGACCGAAGGACCGCTCTACGTGACCCTGGTGAACCAGCTGTTCCGCCTCGACCACGAACGCCGACGCCACGAGAACCGGCGCCGCCGCGCACCGCACCTGCCGCACTGGGACGGCACCGAGCACGCCGCCCGCGCGCGCGAGCTCGCTGCCGTGCAACAGCAGGCGCAGGGCCTGTTCGCGGAGATCATCGAGCTGGAAGGCCAGGCGCTGCTGGCGCTGGTCGGCGAAGCCGACGCGCCGCCCGACCTGGCCGCGTGGCGCACGCGCTTCACCGGCTTCAAGCAGCGCGCCTTCCACGCGGTGCGGCCGGACAGCAGCGTCTGCACGGTCGGTCTCTACGCCTCGCCGGCGCTGGCCGCCACGCTGCATGCCGCGTGGACCGAGGCCGCCGCACTCGCCGGCTTCGAGGTGCGCTCGCAGGTGGTGCGGCTGGGCGACGAGCCCCAGAAGCCCTCCGCGCGCGCGGCCGAGTTGCAGCAGGCGGCGGCCGAGCGGAAACGCGAGGGCAAGCCGGACGACCGTCGAGAAGACGCGAAGCAGGACGCAAAGCACGACGCGAGGGAAGAAGAAGCACCGCCCAGCCAGTACCTCAAGTTTCCGTGGCCGCAGGCCTCGGGCCGCAAGAGCCTGGTCGTCGGTTTCGAGATCGAACTCAGGGGCCCGGCGGTGTTCGACTACTTCCGCGGCGAAAGCGGCATGTGGCGCATCTGGGAAGGCGACCGCAAGTCCGACGCCTGGGTTTCCGTGCTCAACAAGACGCTCGCGGCCTTCGCCACGCCCACCAACGTGCATCGCCAGCATTTCTTCGACAGCCGTCCCGTGCACCGGGTGCTGAAGCAGGGACTGCTGGGCGCGCCGCAGGCCGACTGGCATTCGGAATTTCCCGACGCACCCGCATGGAAGCGCGTGCTCGACAACCACTTCAACGCGCTCATGGACCGCATGCTGCTCGGGGAGGAGGACCAGTGA
- a CDS encoding AAA family ATPase: protein MSGQGSLRVPVFVTHRKEAGFRLRCLFLPEIEATAVRYELALNKLRQAVVRHFQGTRSSRDTLDERLWLSFSPELRFELVPLGFDSGRRWVEGAFAAAHFSVAGRRYACLPQLDALVADLGEPHLDKSQRTERLVAAIQAWFREQRKELGDAFDPQRYLASPNDELGELELSMRIAQGHFPFESGHDRRSAMRDDGIGDGPSEMARAAVDLNDLYPDALARAILRDDAVEELRRAIYRGEGAGGAEGGAGAIVLVGPRGAGKTALVHGALRRQIDIETGRDRQRMQKIWHLDPMRVISGMSIIGQWQRRMAVLLQYLQFRLRDDFRIARPDHLYCDNLVALMAIGKSSQNTLTLADVLRPLLEKRAFTMIGEATPEAWQKVQQRDRRFADLFRVIRVEAPPRATAIRIVNWRRAELEQQHECRIEAGAVAELLKMERRFAADEVLPGSAIRVLDRLAVRHARGEVGRAEVLAAYTATYHFREKLFSRQVGLAPAEAAAHFAARLIGQGEARAQLVDVVALVKSGLAAPGKPLSSLLFIGPTGVGKSEAAKLLADFLFADEGGLVRFDMNEYVDGDATGRLIGDVHRPDGQLTAAVRQRRACVLLLDEIEKAHPSVHDLLLQLLGEGRLTDAMGRTTDFSQCVVVLTSNLGASAASRHTGFVRQAGDVAHTYREAVERFFRPEFLNRIDQVVGFTPLAADDIATIARLQLDRVLARDGFVRRLTFLNVSAEALDHLARLGHDEALGARALKRGIERALTQPIAQRLAASHSGQPMLLDVAFDGVPGEGALATRATVLDYAKQRTVALPGDTGSAADYQRLAAAADALHDRLRGQLDAGPPDAQALALRALQVRLDPLREVLARRSWDLSERRAAPVRAVRQLPPRARDWRCMGRPMTDMLAAQHDIHELFEQLLAGSQPLRGADAEAVRWQLEIDQLARRADSLARHGIERIGVEIVPLQTGAGEAAVKTAWADYAALVAQLDLHELPSPRDGVRCFEGIGLRDAFGGECGIHLWYVGDDRPLPLAVRLLPMEDRADASPPPLPTEIVRLRLEPARAGDHRCLSDLRSGRVRKFSGPLSEDDWRLLLWDARAAQD, encoded by the coding sequence GTGAGCGGCCAGGGCAGCCTGCGCGTTCCGGTCTTCGTCACGCACCGCAAGGAGGCGGGCTTCCGCCTGCGCTGCCTGTTCCTGCCGGAGATCGAGGCGACGGCCGTGCGCTACGAGCTGGCGCTGAACAAGCTGCGCCAGGCGGTGGTGCGCCATTTCCAGGGCACGCGCAGTTCTCGCGACACGCTCGACGAGCGCCTGTGGCTGAGCTTTTCGCCGGAGCTGCGCTTCGAACTCGTGCCGCTGGGCTTCGACAGCGGCCGGCGCTGGGTCGAGGGCGCGTTCGCCGCCGCGCACTTCAGCGTGGCCGGCCGGCGCTACGCCTGCCTGCCGCAGCTCGACGCGCTGGTGGCCGACCTGGGCGAACCGCACCTCGACAAGTCGCAGCGCACCGAGCGGCTGGTGGCCGCCATCCAGGCGTGGTTCCGCGAGCAGCGCAAGGAACTGGGCGATGCCTTCGACCCGCAGCGCTACCTGGCCTCCCCGAACGACGAGCTCGGCGAGCTCGAGCTGTCGATGCGTATCGCGCAAGGGCACTTTCCGTTCGAGAGCGGCCACGACCGGCGCAGCGCGATGCGCGACGACGGCATCGGCGACGGCCCGAGCGAAATGGCGCGCGCCGCCGTCGACCTGAACGACCTGTACCCCGACGCGCTCGCACGGGCGATCCTGCGCGACGACGCGGTCGAGGAACTGCGGCGCGCCATCTACCGCGGCGAAGGCGCCGGTGGTGCGGAGGGGGGTGCCGGCGCGATCGTGCTGGTCGGCCCGCGCGGCGCCGGCAAGACGGCGCTGGTGCACGGCGCGCTGCGCCGCCAGATCGACATCGAGACCGGCCGCGACCGCCAGCGGATGCAGAAGATCTGGCACCTCGACCCGATGCGCGTGATCTCGGGCATGAGCATCATCGGCCAGTGGCAGCGCCGCATGGCCGTGCTGCTGCAGTACCTTCAGTTCCGCCTGCGCGACGATTTCCGCATCGCGCGGCCCGACCATCTCTACTGCGACAACCTGGTCGCGCTGATGGCGATCGGCAAGAGCTCGCAGAACACGCTCACGCTGGCCGACGTGCTGCGCCCGCTGCTCGAGAAGCGCGCCTTCACCATGATCGGCGAGGCCACGCCCGAGGCCTGGCAGAAGGTGCAGCAGCGCGACCGCCGCTTCGCCGACCTGTTCCGCGTGATCCGCGTGGAGGCGCCGCCGCGCGCCACCGCCATCCGCATCGTCAACTGGCGCCGCGCCGAACTCGAGCAGCAGCACGAGTGCCGCATCGAAGCGGGCGCGGTGGCCGAACTGCTGAAGATGGAGCGCCGCTTCGCCGCCGACGAAGTGCTGCCCGGCTCGGCGATCCGCGTGCTCGACCGGCTGGCCGTGCGGCATGCGCGCGGCGAGGTCGGCCGCGCCGAGGTGCTGGCCGCGTACACGGCCACCTACCACTTCCGCGAGAAGCTGTTCTCGCGCCAGGTGGGCCTGGCGCCGGCCGAGGCGGCGGCGCACTTCGCGGCGCGGCTCATCGGCCAGGGCGAGGCGCGTGCGCAGCTGGTCGACGTGGTGGCGCTGGTCAAGTCGGGCCTTGCCGCGCCGGGCAAGCCGCTGTCGTCGCTGCTGTTCATCGGCCCCACCGGCGTGGGCAAGAGCGAGGCCGCCAAGCTGCTGGCCGATTTCCTGTTCGCCGACGAAGGCGGGCTGGTGCGCTTCGACATGAACGAGTACGTCGACGGCGACGCCACGGGCCGGCTGATCGGCGACGTGCACCGGCCCGACGGCCAGCTCACCGCCGCCGTGCGCCAGCGGCGCGCCTGCGTGCTGCTGCTCGACGAGATCGAGAAGGCGCATCCCTCGGTGCACGACCTGCTGCTGCAGTTGCTCGGCGAGGGCCGGCTGACCGACGCGATGGGCCGCACCACCGACTTCTCGCAATGCGTGGTGGTGCTCACCTCGAACCTCGGCGCGAGCGCGGCCAGCCGCCACACCGGCTTCGTGCGGCAAGCGGGCGACGTGGCCCACACCTACCGCGAGGCGGTGGAGCGTTTCTTCCGGCCCGAATTCCTGAACCGCATCGACCAGGTGGTGGGCTTCACGCCGCTGGCGGCGGACGACATCGCAACCATCGCGCGGCTGCAGCTGGATCGCGTGCTGGCGCGCGACGGCTTCGTGCGGCGGCTCACCTTCCTGAACGTGTCGGCCGAGGCGCTCGATCATCTCGCGCGGCTCGGCCACGACGAGGCGCTGGGCGCGCGCGCGCTGAAGCGCGGCATCGAGCGCGCGCTCACGCAGCCGATCGCGCAGCGGCTGGCCGCGTCGCACAGCGGCCAGCCGATGCTGCTCGACGTGGCCTTCGACGGCGTGCCGGGCGAGGGCGCTCTTGCCACGCGCGCCACCGTGCTCGACTACGCGAAGCAGCGCACGGTGGCGTTGCCCGGCGACACGGGCTCCGCCGCCGACTACCAGCGGCTCGCGGCCGCGGCCGACGCCCTGCACGACCGGCTGCGCGGCCAGCTCGATGCCGGGCCGCCCGACGCCCAGGCGCTGGCGCTGCGCGCGCTGCAGGTGCGGCTCGATCCGTTGCGCGAAGTGCTGGCGCGGCGCAGCTGGGACCTGTCGGAACGCCGCGCCGCGCCGGTGCGCGCGGTGAGGCAACTGCCGCCTCGCGCGCGCGACTGGCGCTGCATGGGCCGCCCGATGACCGACATGCTGGCCGCGCAGCACGACATCCATGAGCTGTTCGAGCAGCTGCTGGCCGGCTCGCAGCCGCTGCGCGGCGCCGATGCCGAAGCCGTGCGCTGGCAGCTCGAGATCGACCAGCTCGCGCGCCGCGCGGACAGCCTGGCGCGGCACGGCATCGAACGCATCGGCGTGGAGATCGTGCCGCTGCAGACCGGCGCGGGCGAGGCGGCCGTGAAGACCGCATGGGCCGACTATGCCGCGCTGGTCGCGCAGCTCGACCTGCACGAACTGCCGTCGCCGCGCGACGGCGTGCGCTGCTTCGAAGGCATCGGCCTGCGCGACGCGTTCGGCGGCGAGTGCGGCATCCACCTCTGGTACGTGGGCGACGACCGGCCGCTGCCGCTGGCGGTGCGGCTGCTGCCGATGGAAGACCGGGCCGATGCTTCGCCGCCGCCCCTGCCCACCGAGATCGTGCGGCTGCGCCTGGAACCGGCGCGCGCCGGCGACCACCGCTGCCTGAGCGACCTGCGCTCCGGCCGCGTGCGCAAGTTCAGCGGCCCGCTCAGCGAGGACGACTGGCGCCTGCTGCTGTGGGACGCCCGCGCCGCGCAAGACTGA